GATTCCTCACCATTCTCGGATATTCGCTGTACGACACCGTGGTGGTGTTCGACAAGATCCGGGAGAACACCGTCGAGTGGGGCGAGAAGTCCACCCGTACCTTCGGCGAGACCGTGAACCTCGCGGTCAACCAGACGTTGGTGCGCTCCATCAACACCTCGGTGGTCGCGATGCTGCCCGTTGCCTCCATCCTCGTGATCGGTGCCTTCGTGCTGGGAGCGGGAACCCTGCGGGACATCTCCCTCGCGCTCCTCATCGGTATCTTCGTGGGCACCTACTCCACGATCTTCATCGCCGCGCCTCTCTACGCCCAGTTCCGGCAGGGCGAGCCGAAGGTGAAGAAGATCGACCAGCGGGTGCTGAGCCAGCGCGCCAACCGCGACAGGACCGTCGAGGCCGCACCGGCGGATCAGCTCAAAGCGTAGAGCGGCTGAGCAGCGCGGGCTTCGTGGGATAATGGTTGCGGAGGCCCCTTCATGACCGAAACCACTGCGCCGACAAACGCGTCGCTGCGGCGGCTCGTTCCACGCCTCTTCTCCCGCGCCCAGCCTGCTGGCGCAGTCGACACGCTGATCCGCACGGTTCGGGCGAATCATCCGAAGGCCGACCTCAGCATCATCGAGCGGGCCTACACGGTCGCAGAACGCGCACACGACGGGCAGAAGCGTCGGAGCGGGGAGCCGTACATCACGCACCCCGTCGCGGTGGCCCAGATCCTCGCCGAGCTGGGTATCGGCACGAAGACCATCGCTGCGGCCCTCCTTCACGACACCGTCGAAGACACGGCGTACTCGCTCGACGAGCTTCGCGCGGAGTTCGGCGACGAGGTGGCCATGCTCGTCGATGGCGTGACCAAGCTCGACAAGGTCAAGTACGGCGAGAGCGCGCAGGCCGAGACGGTGCGAAAGATGATCGTCGCGATGTCGAAGGACATCCGGGTGCTGATCATCAAGCTCGCCGACCGGCTGCACAATGCACGCACCTGGGGCTTCGTCTCGCCCGAGTCCTCCACGCGGAAGGCGCAGGAGACGCTCGAGATCTACGCGCCCCTCGCCCACCGGCTGGGCATCCAGGCGATCAAGTGGGAGCTCGAAGACCTGTCGTTCGCCGTGCTGTCGCCGAAACTCTACGTCGAGATCGAGAATCTGGTGCGGCAGCGCACCCCGCAGCGTGAAGAATATGTGCAGCAGGTCATCGACATGGTCAGCGACGACCTGAAGACGTCGAAGATCCGGGGCAAGGTCGCCGGCCGGCCCAAGCAGTACTACTCGATCTACCAGAAGATGATCGTGCGCGGCCGCGAGTTCGACGAGATCTACGACCTCGTGGGCATCCGTGTGCTGGTGAACTCGGTGCGGGACTGTTACGCGGTGCTCGGTTCGATCCACGCCCGCTGGACGCCGATGCCGGGCCGTTTCAAGGACTACATCGCCACCCCGAAGTTCAACCTCTACCAGTCCCTGCACACCACGGTCGTCGGGCCCGGCGGCCGTGCTGTCGAGATCCAGATCCGCACCAACGAGATGCACCAGCGTGCCGAGTTCGGTGTCGCCGCCCACTGGAAGTACAAGGAGCGCATGAATGCCGGCCGCGCCGGCACGTCGGACGACCGTGGTGACACGGACATGGCGTGGCTCGCCCGCATCTCCGACTGGCAGGCGGAGACGGTCGACCCGGGAGAGTTCCTCGACTCGCTCCGCTTCGAGATCGGCGCCAAAGAGGTCTACGTCTTCACGCCGAAGGGCCGGGTGATCGGTCTGCCGGCCGGCGCCACCC
Above is a genomic segment from Subtercola boreus containing:
- a CDS encoding RelA/SpoT family protein is translated as MTETTAPTNASLRRLVPRLFSRAQPAGAVDTLIRTVRANHPKADLSIIERAYTVAERAHDGQKRRSGEPYITHPVAVAQILAELGIGTKTIAAALLHDTVEDTAYSLDELRAEFGDEVAMLVDGVTKLDKVKYGESAQAETVRKMIVAMSKDIRVLIIKLADRLHNARTWGFVSPESSTRKAQETLEIYAPLAHRLGIQAIKWELEDLSFAVLSPKLYVEIENLVRQRTPQREEYVQQVIDMVSDDLKTSKIRGKVAGRPKQYYSIYQKMIVRGREFDEIYDLVGIRVLVNSVRDCYAVLGSIHARWTPMPGRFKDYIATPKFNLYQSLHTTVVGPGGRAVEIQIRTNEMHQRAEFGVAAHWKYKERMNAGRAGTSDDRGDTDMAWLARISDWQAETVDPGEFLDSLRFEIGAKEVYVFTPKGRVIGLPAGATPVDFAYAVHTEVGHRTMGAKVNGRLVPLESSLTTGDVVEVFTSKNPDSGPSQDWLSFVQSPRARNKIRQWFTKERRDEAIEQGRDSIARAMRKQNLPLQKLMSQDSFTEVASQLSYNNVEALYAAIGEGHVSTQSVIEKVLQSLQTEVESDDSEIDVGVGRRPRSTHSESGVLVRGAPDILVKLAKCCTPVPGDEIVGFVTRGAGVSVHQSDCHNVKSLLMEPERMIEVDWAPSSKSVFLVQIQVEALDRSGLLSDVTRVLSEHHVNILSATVSTSRDRLAISRFVFEMGDTTHLDRVLNAVRRIDAVYDVYRVSGG